Proteins from a single region of Rana temporaria chromosome 5, aRanTem1.1, whole genome shotgun sequence:
- the XKR9 gene encoding XK-related protein 9, which yields MSFTKWNFYMTIFGALSLLFDIGIDLWITFKYFQQELPVFGLLTIFFVLVSTLIIQAFSYTWFKDDNQEDSFWELKVIFYLHIFLLGTFVRYVHVIKYGFQVSYDPQKKNCAETEKRAVDALTDLSMLKCFKTYLESAPQIILQIYILMEHGQITIFQYASILVSVASISWSTVDYQMSLRKSLPGKKGISVGAPMFSYVFYKLFTLTSWIVSIVFLLNCSVNLFTGLVVVLGLGGFFWACKEQTNFCRTQRMEFLYRTIVGIILVFTFFNIKGSRTLVPITIYYVVRTLATTGILALCFYLRPIFTNTLVFVILSIAVVVALGLGIISLILYYACFHPSLRLLGQNMEDAVDGPTCTARSQRIKLFIMH from the exons ATGAGCTTTACAAAATGGAACTTTTATATGACCATCTTTGGAGCACTTTCCTTATTATTTGACATTGGAATAGATTTGTGGATTACATTCAAATACTTCCAGCAAGAGCTCCCTGTATTTGGCCTGCTGACCATATTCTTTGTTCTTGTGTCTACTCTGATAATACAAGCCTTTAGTTACACGTGGTTTAAAGATGACAATCAGGAGGACAGCTTTTGGGAACTAAAAGTGATCTTCTACCTTCACATCTTTCTGCTTGGAACATTTGTTAG ATATGTGCATGTTATAAAATATGGGTTCCAAGTCAGTTATGACCCTCAAAAAAAGAATTGTGCGGAGACCGAGAAGAGAGCAGTCGATGCTCTGACAGACCTCAGTATGTTGAAGTGCTTTAAAACATATCTGGAAAGCGCACCACAGATTATTCTACAGATCTACATCCTGATGGAGCATGGGCAGATCACTATATTTCAAT ATGCATCCATCTTGGTATCTGTTGCCAGTATCTCATGGTCCACTGTTGATTATCAAATGTCCTTAAGAAAATCTTTGCCAGGAAAGAAGGGTATCAGTGTCGGAGCTCCTATGTTCTCCTATGTATTTTATAAATTGTTCACTTTGACCTCCTGGATTGTCAGCATTGTGTTTCTTCTGAACtgtagtgttaacctcttcacagGTCTGGTGGTTGTACTGGGCCTTGGTGGCTTTTTCTGGGCTTGTAAGGAACAAACCAATTTCTGCAGAACTCAAAGGATGGAATTTTTGTACAGGACTATAGTAGGAATCATTTTGGTTTTTACCTTCTTCAATATAAAAGGATCAAGGACTCTAGTTCCTATAACTATTTATTATGTTGTTCGGACCCTAGCCACGACTGGAATTCTTGCCTTGTGCTTCTACCTCCGGCCcatctttacaaacactttagtaTTTGTAATACTTAGTATTGCAGTAGTTGTTGCCCTGGGGTTGGGTATTATTTCTCTGATTTTGTACTATGCATGTTTCCACCCTAGCCTCAGACTTTTGGGACAGAACATGGAGGATGCAGTGGATGGTCCTACTTGTACAGCCAGGAGCCAAAGAATAAAACTATTTATCATGCATTGA